A section of the Flavobacteriales bacterium genome encodes:
- a CDS encoding tyrosine-type recombinase/integrase: protein MDEKAIDRGVRLEHLVHHAQRCIALHFPFDAALIAAAKHAGARWSKTHRCWYTPNAPKHLQEIFAAFKGKAWVDMNGLRKKAGTSAPAPPIPKPPSTAGAANGTKRPPTSAATAHQKPTASALSKAQEDALAAMRRKLEIGRYSPRSIPVYLGATKQLFQHFPNKHPNDIRTEDIEAFQHHLASVRKVSNSTLNQAVNAIRYYYMNVLGDVRRVTFIERPRSERKLPSVLSEEEVASLLRNVDNLKHRSILMLIYSAGLRLSELIGLERQDLAVERGQLVVRRGKGSKDRTTLLSRKALASLEEYLTKYKPKRYLFEGPDGGPYSPRSVQVIFHRAREKAGITKPATVHTLRHSFATHLLEKGTDLRYIQALLGHSSSKTTEIYTHVSTKALGKIRSPLDDLDL from the coding sequence ATGGACGAAAAGGCCATCGATCGTGGGGTCCGGCTGGAGCACCTGGTGCACCATGCCCAGCGGTGCATCGCCCTGCACTTCCCCTTTGATGCCGCGTTGATCGCGGCCGCCAAGCACGCCGGAGCCCGGTGGAGCAAAACCCACCGGTGCTGGTATACGCCCAACGCCCCGAAGCACCTTCAGGAGATCTTCGCGGCGTTCAAAGGCAAGGCCTGGGTGGACATGAACGGCTTGCGGAAGAAGGCCGGGACGAGCGCACCCGCTCCACCCATCCCCAAGCCACCAAGCACTGCCGGAGCGGCCAACGGGACCAAGCGCCCACCGACCTCAGCGGCCACCGCGCACCAGAAGCCTACGGCTTCGGCCCTGTCCAAGGCGCAGGAGGATGCCTTGGCCGCCATGCGCCGCAAGCTGGAGATCGGCCGCTACAGTCCGCGCAGCATCCCGGTGTACCTCGGTGCCACCAAGCAGCTCTTTCAGCACTTCCCGAACAAGCATCCGAACGACATCCGCACGGAGGACATCGAGGCCTTCCAACACCACCTCGCCTCGGTCCGTAAGGTGAGCAACAGCACCCTGAACCAGGCGGTGAACGCCATCCGTTACTACTATATGAACGTGCTGGGCGATGTGCGGCGCGTCACCTTCATCGAACGGCCAAGGTCGGAGCGCAAACTGCCATCCGTGCTGAGTGAGGAGGAGGTGGCCTCCCTGTTGCGCAACGTGGACAATCTGAAGCACCGCAGCATCCTCATGCTCATCTATTCCGCTGGGCTGCGGCTCAGTGAGCTCATCGGACTGGAGCGACAGGACCTGGCAGTGGAGCGCGGCCAGCTGGTCGTTCGCCGCGGAAAGGGAAGCAAAGATCGGACGACCCTGCTCAGCCGCAAGGCCTTGGCTTCCTTGGAAGAATATCTGACCAAATACAAACCGAAGCGATACCTGTTCGAAGGCCCCGATGGCGGACCCTACTCCCCTCGAAGCGTCCAGGTCATCTTTCATCGCGCCCGGGAGAAGGCAGGCATCACCAAACCGGCCACCGTTCATACCCTGCGCCACAGTTTCGCCACCCACCTCTTGGAGAAGGGGACCGACCTGCGCTATATTCAGGCGCTGTTGGGACACAGCTCCAGCAAGACCACCGAGATCTACACGCACGTAAGCACCAAAGCCCTTGGCAAGATCCGAAGCCCGCTCGATGACCTGGACCTGTGA